A window of Cyclopterus lumpus isolate fCycLum1 chromosome 14, fCycLum1.pri, whole genome shotgun sequence contains these coding sequences:
- the mogat2 gene encoding 2-acylglycerol O-acyltransferase 2 produces the protein MKIAFAPMEVPLHRRLQTAAVLQWVYSFLGLAPTCILLFLYLLFTRFWLVSVLYAVWWFFDYDTPARGGRRVSMVCELKMWKYMRDYFPIKLVKTADLDPRHNYILGFHPHGVLVAGAFTNFCTYTTGFRQLFPGLTSYLLMLPLWFRAPFFRDYIMCAGLIPSDKKSASYPLSKKRGGNAVVIAVGGAPEALDAHPGTYTLLLAKKKGFIKMAMEHGAHLVPVFSFGENELFDQVGNQKGTWLRWLQERLQRIMGISLPLFHARGIFQYSFGLLPYRKPISTVVGRPIRVERNEKPSAEELDALHQLYMDELSNLFEEHKGNYGVDKDTQLSFV, from the exons ATGAAGATTGCTTTCGCCCCCATGGAGGTGCCCCTGCACCGGAGACTGCAGACAGCCGCGGTGCTGCAGTGGGTCTACTCCTTCCTCGGCCTGG caccCACCTGCATCCTCCTGTTCCTGTACCTGCTGTTCACCCGCTTCTGGCTGGTCAGCGTGCTGTACGCCGTCTGGTGGTTCTTCGACTACGACACCCCTGCACGTGGAGGCCGCAGGGTGTCCATGGTGTGCGAGCTCAAAATGTGGAAATACATGCGGGATTACTTCCCCATCAAG TTGGTGAAGACGGCTGACCTGGATCCCAGGCACAACTACATCCTGGGCTTCCATCCTCATGGCGTGCTGGTGGCAGGAGCCTTTACCAACTTCTGCACCTACACCACAGGCTTCAGGCAGCTGTTTCCCGGCCTCACCAGCTACTTGCTCATGCTGCCCCTTTGGTTCAGAGCCCCGTTCTTCAGAGACTACATCATGTGTGCAG GTCTGATTCCCTCGGACAAAAAGAGCGCCAGCTATCCACTCAGCAAAAAAAGGGGCGGTAACGCTGTGGTGATAGCAGTGGGTGGGGCCCCGGAGGCCCTGGATGCCCACCCTGGGACCTACACTCTACTATTGGCTAAAAAGAAAGGCTTCATCAAAATGGCGATGGAGCACGG tgcTCATCTGGTGCCAGTCTTCTCCTTTGGAGAAAACGAATTGTTTGATCAAGTGGGAAACCAAAAGGGGACCTGGCTTCGATGGTTACAGGAGCGGCTGCAAAGAATCATGGGTatctccctgcctctcttccACGCACGTGGCATTTTCCAGTACTCCTTTGGTCTCTTGCCCTACAGAAAACCCATCAGTACAGTAG TCGGGCGGCCAATTAGGGTGGAAAGGAATGAGAAACCATCGGCTGAGGAACTTGATGCCCTCCACCAGCTGTACATGGACGAGCTCAGCAATCTGTTTGAGGAGCACAAAGGCAACTACGGAGTGGATAAGGACACACAACTGAGTTTTGTCTAA